From the Dermochelys coriacea isolate rDerCor1 chromosome 26, rDerCor1.pri.v4, whole genome shotgun sequence genome, one window contains:
- the LSM1 gene encoding U6 snRNA-associated Sm-like protein LSm1 has protein sequence MNYMPGTASLIQDIDKKHLVLLRDGRTLIGYLRSIDQFANLVLHQTVERIHVGKKYGDIPRGIFVVRGENVVLLGEIDLEKESDTPLQQVSIEEILEEQRVEQQAKQESEKLKVQALKERGLSIPRADTLDEY, from the exons ATGAACTACATGCCGGGCACCGCCAGCCTCATCCAGGACATCGACA AAAAACACTTGGTCCTCCTTCGAGATGGTAGAACACTGATAGGATATTTACGAAGCATCGATCAGTTTG CGAACTTGGTGTTACACCAGACGGTGGAGCGCATTCACGTGGGCAAAAAATATGGTGACATCCCTCGAGGCATCTTCGTCGTGCGAGGCGAGAACGTTGTCCTGCTGGGGGAAATA GACCTGGAAAAGGAGAGTGACACGCCTTTGCAGCAGGTGTCGATTGAGGAGATCCTGGAGGAACAGCGTGTGGAACAGCAAGCCAAGCAGGAATCGGAGAAGCTGAAAGTGCAGGCACTTAAGGAACGGGGCCTTTCAATCCCGCGAGCAGACACTCTAGATGAGTATTAG